The proteins below come from a single Stomoxys calcitrans chromosome 1, idStoCalc2.1, whole genome shotgun sequence genomic window:
- the LOC131995190 gene encoding uncharacterized protein LOC131995190 isoform X2 has protein sequence MSCARFLHPRCVPVVDLMKKAGMANGADSLSIVSLIMATGESSLATVGEIVNQIGKAYVNTSLTATLYTNNIFPACVLNLNILSNATPRYLTLDSTGLLTTLRG, from the exons ATGAGCTGTGCTCGTT TTCTTCATCCACGGTGTGTTCCAGTCGTTGATTTAATGAAAAAAGCAGGCATGGCAAATGGGGCTGATTCGTTGTCGATTGTTTCATTAATAATGGCAACTGGAGAAAG TTCTTTGGCCACTGTCGGGGAGATAGTGAACCAGATTGGAAAGGCGTATGTCAACACTAGTCTCACAGCCACTTTATACACTAATAA CATCTTTCCTGCATGTGTATTGAATCTCAACATTTTGTCAAATGCTACTCCAAGGTATTTGACTCTGGATTCTACAGGATTGCTGACTACATTGAGG GG
- the LOC131995190 gene encoding uncharacterized protein LOC131995190 isoform X1, with amino-acid sequence MSCARFLHPRCVPVVDLMKKAGMANGADSLSIVSLIMATGESSLATVGEIVNQIGKAYVNTSLTATLYTNNIFPACVLNLNILSNATPRYLTLDSTGLLTTLRCWKPDLSV; translated from the exons ATGAGCTGTGCTCGTT TTCTTCATCCACGGTGTGTTCCAGTCGTTGATTTAATGAAAAAAGCAGGCATGGCAAATGGGGCTGATTCGTTGTCGATTGTTTCATTAATAATGGCAACTGGAGAAAG TTCTTTGGCCACTGTCGGGGAGATAGTGAACCAGATTGGAAAGGCGTATGTCAACACTAGTCTCACAGCCACTTTATACACTAATAA CATCTTTCCTGCATGTGTATTGAATCTCAACATTTTGTCAAATGCTACTCCAAGGTATTTGACTCTGGATTCTACAGGATTGCTGACTACATTGAGG
- the LOC106086439 gene encoding eukaryotic translation initiation factor 2 subunit 2 — protein MEEEDFDPTFLKKKKKKKTFDLDAALGLDDGSKKEETKEVTNDETAANEIDDNLDLESFGKKKKKKKKALNLDDLEGALPKVEGDEAPREEKTGESMDAEDSAEADAPYRDYTYDELLKRIFEIILDKNPEMAAGRKPKFVMRPPQVLRVGTKKTSFANFLDIARTLHRLPKHLLDFLLAELGTSGSLDGNQQLIIKGRFQPKQIENVLRRYIKEYVTCHTCRSPETILQKDTRIFFLQCESCGSRCSVASIKSGFQAVTGKRAAIRAKTT, from the exons ATGGAAGAAGAAGAT TTTGATCCCACttttttgaagaagaaaaagaagaagaagaccttTGATTTAGATGCTGCATTGGGCCTGGACGATGGCTCCAaaaaagaagagactaaagAAGTCACCAACGATGAAACAGCAGCCAACGAAATTGATGACAATCTCGATTTAGAAAGTTTtggcaaaaagaagaaaaagaagaagaaggcccTTAATTTGGATGATTTGGAGGGAGCATTGCCGAAAGTAGAAGGCGATGAAGCGCCTAGAGAGGAGAAAACTGGCGAATCTATGGATGCTGAGGATAGTGCAGAGGCCGACGCCCCTTATCGTGATTATACATACGATGAACTATTAAAACGTATATTCGAGataattttggacaaaaatccTGAGATGGCTGCTGGACGCAAACCTAAATTTGTTATGAGGCCACCACAAGTTTTGCGTGTGGGCACTAAAAAGACTTCCTTTGCTAATTTCCTCGATATTGCAAGAACTCTTCATCGTTTGCCAAAGCATTTATTGGATTTTCTCTTGGCAGAATTGGGTACTAGTGGTTCACTCGATGGCAACCAACAGTTGATCATTAAAGGACGTTTCCAAcctaaacaaattgaaaatgtgCTACGTCGTTATATTAAAGAATATGTCACCTGCCACACATGCCGTTCTCCCGAAACAATATTACAAAAAGATACGCGTATTTTCTTCCTGCAATGTGAATCCTGCGGTTCTAGGTGTTCGGTTGCTAGTATTAAATCGGGATTCCAGGCTGTCACCGGCAAGCGTGCCGCCATCAGAGCAAAGACTACGTAA
- the LOC131994160 gene encoding uncharacterized protein LOC131994160, whose protein sequence is MDFDDELESHYIRKDEFLRHPQYDKTAKYNRDNPYKDASIVHDYIPAMVMHLTSLNESCWLENSIISILEGRLRFKNCLLYGNVLDKAREQNARHVYTFDDGTECIEISLFTNDKNINAVIKLQGNLYDIIGCSEKKIATSLSNILSASKKQINTPNIKAGTKVLLYGKPSFYCNKVSLDVYNVLQDNSTDRSVEIAFNDELLAWHKKYTLS, encoded by the coding sequence ATGGATTTTGACGATGAATTAGAAAGCCACTACATCAGAAAGGATGAATTTCTTCGGCATCCACAATATGATAAAACTGCTAAGTACAACAGAGACAACCCCTACAAAGATGCATCAATTGTCCATGACTATATACCCGCAATGGTTATGCACTTAACGTCCTTAAATGAAAGTTGCTGGCTTGAGAATTCTATAATCAGCATCCTTGAAGGGCGTTTACGATTTAAGAATTGTTTGCTATATGGCAACGTGCTGGATAAGGCTAGAGAACAAAACGCCAGACATGTTTATACGTTCGATGACGGAACTGAATGCATTGAAATTTCTTTATTCACAAATGACAAGAATATAAATGCCGTAATAAAACTTCAAGGAAACTTGTATGACATCATAGGTTGCAGTGAGAAGAAAATTGCCACTAGCTTGAGTAACATCTTATCGGCAAGCAAGAAACAAATTAACACACCCAATATAAAAGCAGGAACGAAAGTTTTGTTATATGGGAAACCCTCATTCTATTGCAACAAAGTATCCTTGGATGTCTACAATGTTCTGCAAGATAATAGCACAGACCGCAGCGTAGAAATTGCATTCAATGATGAATTATTAGCCTGGCATAAAAAATACACTTTATCATAA
- the LOC106086431 gene encoding histone acetyltransferase KAT2A: protein MSGGSLITLKEEDGGAAANNSMQHQSNTHQQQNVSANNGASAPTEGRQTSSSSSGAGSAPAEGSRQNSLQRIQQRKQKVFNLPVGQKLAKLSMYSACQSEGCRCTGWKTPQENRHRDVESLYCPEFNEECRNTSCRHSLQSHIAHLDGISGAEMNNLLGAIIDMENLFMSMQRVDDEDTKKVYLYLFRLLRQCVITRQQAVIRGPLGDPPFESPCIAKAVYSFVFYKYNHLSPYELQTMTEVAKTFLNFLNHYNFEPPSMRRADLKNDDASTYKINYTRWLVFCHVPAFCNSLRHFETSLVFGRTLLRTVFQYMAQQLKKKCISERDRFPADKRSIITQMPKFLEALKGELLKDDSPIWDQSYRPPTAFLLQQRKRQQDTAGTAAGIVGVTAPKKVGSGEPAHKRVKKEISERSCGETSYEDLSDETVIRAMKAVSESKAINKNEILFPVNVSRDENVKAEEQKRAIEFHVVGNSLTKAVDKQTILWLLGLQSVFSHQLPEMPREYISQLVFDTKHKTLALIKENMPIGGICFRPFASQGFTEIVFCAVTMSEQVKGYGTHLMNHLKDYSIQKGILHLLTYADCDAIGYFKKQGFSKDIKLARPVYAGYIKEYDGATLMHCELHPSIVNTQFISVIRRQSEILKELIAQRHNDVQKVRPGLTCFKEGLPSIPVESIPGLREIGWKPQMRAHRAGRPLEESSDPEKLAASFAAVLQSVRHHASAWPFLKPVTAAEVPDYYDHIKYPMDLKTMGERLKKGYYVTRRLFMADMARIFTNCRFYNSPETEYYRCANNLERYFQTKMRELGLWDK, encoded by the exons ATGTCCGGTGGCTCATTAATAACGTTAAAGGAAGAAGATGGAGGTGCAGCTGCCAACAATAGCATGCAACATCAATCAAATACGCATCAGCAGCAGAATGTTAGTGCAAACAACGGAGCATCGGCTCCCACAGAGGGAAGGCAGACGAGCAGTTCGAGCAGTGGTGCCGGATCGGCTCCAGCTGAAGGGAGTCGTCAAAACAGTTTACAGCGCATACAACAACGTAAACAAAAAGTTTTCAACTTGCCTGTTGGACAAAAGCTAGCAAAGCTTTCCATGTACTCTGCCTGTCagagcgaaggatgtcgatgcaCTGGCTGGAAGACACCACAAGAAAATCGCCACCGGGATGTAGAGTCCTTGTATTGCCCAGAATTCAATGAAGAATGTCGCAACACGAGTTGCCGTCATTCTTTGCAAAGCCATATTGCTCATTTGGATGGTATTTCCGGAGCGGAAATGAATAATCTGTTGGGAGCTATAATTGATATGGAAAATCTATTCATGTCCATGCAGCGCGTAGATGACGAGGACACCAAAAAGGTCTATTTGTATCTGTTTCGTTTACTACGCCAGTGTGTTATAACGAGACAACAAGCGGTTATCCGAGGCCCCCTAGGAGATCCACCATTCGAGTCACCCTGCATTGCAAAGGCCGTTTATTCATTTGTCTTTTATAAATATAACCATTTGAGTCCATATGAATTGCAGACCATGACGGAGGTAGCCAAAACATTTCTGAACTTTCTTAATCACTATAATTTTGAACCACCATCTATGAGAAGGGCTGACTTGAAGAACGATGATGCTTCAACGTACAAAATTAATTACACCCGTTGGTTGGTGTTCTGCCACGTTCCCGCCTTTTGCAATTCCCTGCGCCATTTTGAAACGTCTTTGGTATTCGGAAGAACCTTGCTCAGGACAGTTttccaatatatggctcaacaGCTCAAAAAGAAGTGTATATCGGAGAGAGATCGTTTCCCAGCCGACAAAAGATCTATAATTACTCAAATGCCAAAATTTCTGGAAGCGCTTAAAGGCGAACTCCTTAAAGATGACTCCCCCATATGGGACCAATCGTATCGGCCGCCCACAGCATTTCTTCTGCAACAACGTAAACGACAACAGGATACTGCTGGGACAGCAGCAGGCATTGTTGGCGTAACCGCTCCCAAAAAAGTAGGAAGTGGGGAGCCTGCTCACAAAAGGGTTAAAAAAGAGATTAGTGAGCGTTCTTGTGG AGAAACGAGCTACGAAGATCTCTCGGATGAAACAGTCATAAGGGCCATGAAAGCGGTTTCCGAATCAAAGGCCATTAATAAAAACGAAATACTTTTCCCAGTAAATGTATCGCGCGATGAAAACGTTAAAGCTGAGGAACAAAAGCGAGCAATTGAATTTCATGTGGTGGGCAATTCTTTGACGAAAGCTGTCGACAAGCAGACCATTTTATGGCTATTGGGTTTACAGAGTGTTTTTTCCCATCAACTGCCAGAGATGCCACGCGAATACATATCACAACTTGTTTTCGATACAAAGCACAAGACCCTCGCACTGATCAAAGAGAATATGCCTATCGGTGGCATATGCTTCAGGCCATTTGCAAGTCAAGGCTTTACGGAAATTGTGTTTTGTGCCGTTACTATGTCGGAGCAAGTCAAGGGTTATGGTACACACTTGATGAACCATCTGAAAGATTATAGTATCCAAAAGGGTATTCTGCATTTACTGACTTATGCCGATTGTGATGCAATTGGATACTTCAAAAAGCAAGGGTTTTCCAAGGATATAAAATTGGCTCGGCCAGTATATGCAGGATACATTAAAGAATATGATGGTGCCACTTTGATGCATTGCGAATTACATCCTAGTATTGTTAACACGCAATTTATATCAG TTATTAGACgacaaagtgaaattttgaaggagCTCATTGCTCAGCGTCACAATGATGTTCAAAAAGTACGACCCGGGTTAACCTGCTTTAAAGAGGGATTGCCTTCAATACCTGTGGAATCTATACCCGGATTACGGGAAATTGGTTGGAAACCTCAAATGCGCGCCCATAGAGCAGGGCGTCCATTGGAGGAATCATCTGACCCGGAAAAGTTGGCTGCCTCATTTGCCGCTGTCCTACAATCGGTTCGTCACCATGCTTCGGCCTGGCCCTTCTTAAAACCTGTAACTGCTGCCGAAGTCCCCGATTATTATGACCACATAAAATATCCTATGGACCTCAAGACCATGGGAGAACGTCTGAAGAAAGGATACTATGTCACACGACGTCTATTTATGGCAGATATGGCCCGCATATTTACTAATTGTCGCTTTTACAATTCACCAGAAACGGAATACTATCGTTGTGCTAACAATCTCGAACGTTACTTTCAGACCAAAATGCGTGAATTAGGTTTGTGGGATAAATGA